A region of the Pseudarthrobacter sp. MM222 genome:
ATAAAGCAAGCAGAATCAGCACGCCCCACTTACTGGTGATGTGATCGAGCACTGTGCGGCTGGGGCAGCCCGCCGGGAAAACGCCGCCGGCTAGGCCGACGGGAAGGCGCATGGCGGGGGCTACATGGGTGGTACTAACTTCCATGCCAGTACCTTACCTTAAAGTGCGTACTCTCTTTCGGGAAGTAAGGCGAGGATTCCTTGGTTGTGATCGGTGAGAAACACCAAATCGAAAGGAAATCCATGAGCATCGTAATCACCGGCGCAACCGGCCAGCTGGGCCGCCATGTAGTCGAGGCCCTGCTGGAGCGCAACGTTCCTGCGGAGGACATCGTGGCCACGGGCCGCTCCATCGAAAAGCTCGCAGACTTCGCCGCGCGCGGCGTCCAGGTCAAGGCCATGGACTACACCGATCCCGCCTCCGTGGCGGAGGCATTGAAAGGGGCGCAGAAGGTGCTCCTCATTTCCGGCAGCGAGGTGGGGCAGCGTGTGGAGCAGCACCGCACCGTCATCGAGGCCGCGAAGGCAGCAGGTGTTGAACTGCTCGCCTACACGAGCATCGCCAACGCGGACACCACAAAGATGAAGCTGGCAGGGGAGCACCAGGAAACCGAGGCCATCCTGCAGGATTCGGGTGTTCCTTTCGTTCTCCTTCGCAATGGCTGGTACCTGGAGAACTACACCGATCAGCTGCCCGGCACGCTCGCACAGGGCGGGATCGCCGGAAGCGCGGGGGAGGGGCGGGTCAGCGCAGCTTCCCGCGCCGACTATGCCCACGCTGCAGCTGCTGTGCTGGTTGCCGGCGACCAGGCCGGCAAGATCTACGAGCTGGGCGGCGATGAACCGTTCACCATGGATGAACTCGCGGCGGAGATCAGCGCGGCGACCGGCACGGAAATCTCCTACCAGGACCTCCCCGCGCAGGAGTACGCCGGAATGCTGGCTGGTGTGGGAGTGCCGGAGGCCTTCGCGGAAATCCTGGCCGACTCTGACCTGGGGATTGCCCGCGGTGACCTCCTGGTCAGCACCGGAGACCTGAAGACGCTGATCGGACGCCCCGCCTTGTCCCTCGCCGAAGCTGTCCGCTCAGCAGCTGCCTCCGCTTAGCAGCTGCCTCGGCTTGACCTGGCACCAAGCGTCACGGCACTGGTTGCCCCGACTTCAGGCGGGCGCCTCTTGGTTGCCCGGCCTCCTGGTTGCCCGGCCTGCTTAGGCCGGGCCTCCTGGTTGCCCGGCCTGCTTAGGCCGGGCAGCCAACACTTGGTGCCGGTGGGCGTGACGGTTCCGCTAGGGAGGGCTAGTTACTTCTTCGCGGACTTGGCTTTCGCGGTCTTCGGCGGCAGTGTGCTCACATGCTCGAATGCCTTCTCCACCCAGGCCTTGGCCCGCGCCTCATCGCCGTCGCCCTCGGCATTCCAGATCTCCGGCAATCCGGTGTAGCCGCCCATCGGGCGCTCGGCCGGCCCGAACGGAACGGTCCGCTCGGTGCTTTCGAGCTCCTCCTTGTCCGCTTGGGCCAGCTTCACGCCGATGGTGGGGCCGAACAGACCGGCGAACATGTTGCCGTTCACGAACGCCCCGAGGTTGCCGAACATCGGCTTGACGACCACCTCGGGATGGTCCGGGATCACCGAGCGGAAGTGCTCCTTGTCGGCATCGGACGCTTTCGGCATTTCCATGGGAGTTCCTCCAGAACAGTGACGACGGGATGGGTCTTCCTGCAGGATATGCCAGGGGCCGGGTACGGTACAGGCGCCCTGTCCCCATCAGGGTTCTACCCCCGTGCCGCCAGCCCCGGAACTCCGTCCTGGATCGGAAACGACGCCTCCGTGTCACCGGGCGCCCGGCGTTCGCGACCTAGGGTTCCGCGCCGCTGACTTCTACGGCAGGAGGCCTGAGGTGGCCCGGGTGGCCCACCTGTGGCGCCATACTTGACCATGACAGAAGGGCTGAGAATAGCCGCGCAGACCTAAAGCACGGACTTCTCGTGGCCCTCGTGCTGCGCCTCGTAAACCACAAAGATTGTGACGACGAAGGGGAACCCATGAACACCGCACCGTCAGTCATCGTTTTCGACGTCAACGAAACACTTTCAGACATGTCGCCGATGGGCCAGCGGTTCGCCGAAGTCGGCGCCCCGGCCGAGTTGGCGAAACTTTGGTTTGCCACGCTGCTGCGGGACGGCTTCGCGCTCACCGCGGCCGGCGGCAACGGCGCCTTCGCCGAGATCGGCGCGGAGGTCCTGCGCGGGCTGCTTGCCGCCTACGACATAGGGATGGACCTTGACCACGCGGTGGCGCATGTCATGGCGGGAATGGCAGGACTCGGCCTGCATCCCGACGTCCCTGAGGGCGTCCGGGCTCTGCGGGCAGCTGGATACCGACTGGTCACGCTGTCCAACGGCTCTACCCGGGTCGCGGAGAAACTGATCGTGCCCGCCGGGATCCGGGACCAGTTCGAACGGCTGCTTTCTGTGGAGGATGCCCCGGGGTGGAAGCCCGCAGCGACCGCTTACCACTTCGCCTCCGGGGCCTGCGGCGTGGAACCCGGAGAGATGCTGCTGGTGGCCGTCCATCCCTGGGACATCCACGGCGCCGCCAGGGCCGGTCTGGGCACGGCGTGGATCACCCGGACCGGGGCCGACTACCCGGACTATTTCGCTGCTCCCGACTACACCGTCGCGTCCTTGGCGGAACTCCCGGAAGTGCTGGGGCATGCAGCTCAGACCCCGAGCTCGTGAGCCAGTCCGGTGATGCTCGGGGCCGAGAGGTCCCAATCGCTCTCCGGCGTCAGGTCCGCGACCTGGCCGGGGCCGTATTCGGTGGGGCGGGGGATGAACGCCGTCGCCAGCCCGGCCTCCCGGGCAGCAAGCAAGTCGTTGTTGTGGGCGGCCACGAGCATCACTGCACCGGGCTTGAGGTCCAGGAACTCCGCAGTCCGAAGGTAGGCCGTGGGCAGCGGCTTGTAGGTGCGCGTCATGTCCGAGCCGATGATCACGTCCCACGGAAGGCCGGCGTTTTTGGCCATGTCCAGTAACAGCGAGGTGTTGCCATTGGAGAGTGGGCCCACGATGTAGTTACGGCGGATGGCGGACAGGCCTTCCAAGCTGTCCGGCCATGGGGGCAGACGGTGCCAAGATGTGTTCAACTCTTCCAGGGTTCTTGCGTCCAGCCGGTCCGGATCGAAGCCGTGGCGGCGGAGCACCTGGTCCAGGTTTTCGCGGTGGAGTGCGTCCAGGGTGGCGAATTCGCGGGAGCCGGAGCGGATGGCCTCCATTGCCGGCTGGTAGAGGGAACGCCAGTCATCGGCGAACGCCTCGGCGTCGAGATGCTGCCCATGTGTCGCGGCGAAAGCGGCCGCCTGCCGGGCGACGCCGGTACGCCAGTCCACCACTGTGCCGAAGGTGTCGAAAAGCACGGCGCGTATCCCGCACCCGGTTGACGGTGAACGGTATGGCTGGATGGTCATATCCTGTTTCCTTCCCAATGTTTCCTGCCCGATAGTCTGGCAGTATGCGCACTGATTTCGATCCCACAGCCACGTCCGCCCGTGACTTCTACCGGCTGCTCACCGCCGTGGTGGTGCCCCGGCCCATCGCGTGGGTATCGAGTGTCTCGCCGGAGGGCGTTGACAACCTGGCCCCGCACTCGTTCTTCACCGTGGCGTCCACGCATCCGCCCATCGTGCAGTTCACCTCGGTGGGGGAGAAGGATTCGCTCCGCAACATCACCGAGTCCAAGGAATTCGTGGTGAACCTCGCCCCGGCCGCGCTGCTGGAGGAGGTCAACGCCACGGGCACCAATTTTCCGCCCGATGTCAGTGAGTTCGACGCCGCCGGCCTCACCCGGGAACCGAGCCTCACGGTGCGTGCGCCGCGGGTTAAGGAATCGCTGGCGGTGCTCGAATGCCGTCTCCACTCGGTCCTGCCGATCGGAGACTCCATCCTGGTCTTCGGCGAAGTGACGCACGCTGCCGTGAGTGACGCAGTTTTGGACGGCACACACCCTCGGATTGACCTGCTGGAGCCGCTGTCCCGGCTGGGCTTGGACGAATGGGGCACGCTGGCCACCGTCCACGACCTCCAGCGGATCCGGCTCAAGGACTGGCCGGGGCCTTTCCGCCCCAAGGCCTGAAACCCGGCGGAAGACAGGCCGCATTAAGAGGAAAGCTAGAAAGGGAAAGGGATGCCCTGCCATGCAGGACATCCCTTTCCCTTCCGCTGTACGGTGATCAGCCGAGGCCCAGCTGGACGAACACGAACCACACGAGGAGCGGCACCACGCCGATCATGGCGATGGCCCAGAGCAGCAGCGCCCGGAAGAACATCCGCTCGTCCTTGGGCTGCGCGCTCGCCATCAGCAGGGCGCCGCTGGTGGACATCGGGCTCACGTCAACCACCGACGAACTGATGGCGATGGCCGTGATTACCCCGACGGGCGTGAGCAACGGATCCATCGCGATGGGTGCGACCACCGGGCTGATGACGCCGAGGGTGCCGGTGGTGGAGGCGAAGGCCGAGACTATGGCCACCACATAGCTGGTGAGCAGGGCGGCAAGGGAGCTGTT
Encoded here:
- a CDS encoding SDR family oxidoreductase, producing MSIVITGATGQLGRHVVEALLERNVPAEDIVATGRSIEKLADFAARGVQVKAMDYTDPASVAEALKGAQKVLLISGSEVGQRVEQHRTVIEAAKAAGVELLAYTSIANADTTKMKLAGEHQETEAILQDSGVPFVLLRNGWYLENYTDQLPGTLAQGGIAGSAGEGRVSAASRADYAHAAAAVLVAGDQAGKIYELGGDEPFTMDELAAEISAATGTEISYQDLPAQEYAGMLAGVGVPEAFAEILADSDLGIARGDLLVSTGDLKTLIGRPALSLAEAVRSAAASA
- a CDS encoding TfoX/Sxy family protein → MEMPKASDADKEHFRSVIPDHPEVVVKPMFGNLGAFVNGNMFAGLFGPTIGVKLAQADKEELESTERTVPFGPAERPMGGYTGLPEIWNAEGDGDEARAKAWVEKAFEHVSTLPPKTAKAKSAKK
- a CDS encoding haloacid dehalogenase type II, yielding MNTAPSVIVFDVNETLSDMSPMGQRFAEVGAPAELAKLWFATLLRDGFALTAAGGNGAFAEIGAEVLRGLLAAYDIGMDLDHAVAHVMAGMAGLGLHPDVPEGVRALRAAGYRLVTLSNGSTRVAEKLIVPAGIRDQFERLLSVEDAPGWKPAATAYHFASGACGVEPGEMLLVAVHPWDIHGAARAGLGTAWITRTGADYPDYFAAPDYTVASLAELPEVLGHAAQTPSS
- a CDS encoding haloacid dehalogenase type II, with protein sequence MTIQPYRSPSTGCGIRAVLFDTFGTVVDWRTGVARQAAAFAATHGQHLDAEAFADDWRSLYQPAMEAIRSGSREFATLDALHRENLDQVLRRHGFDPDRLDARTLEELNTSWHRLPPWPDSLEGLSAIRRNYIVGPLSNGNTSLLLDMAKNAGLPWDVIIGSDMTRTYKPLPTAYLRTAEFLDLKPGAVMLVAAHNNDLLAAREAGLATAFIPRPTEYGPGQVADLTPESDWDLSAPSITGLAHELGV
- a CDS encoding flavin reductase family protein, giving the protein MRTDFDPTATSARDFYRLLTAVVVPRPIAWVSSVSPEGVDNLAPHSFFTVASTHPPIVQFTSVGEKDSLRNITESKEFVVNLAPAALLEEVNATGTNFPPDVSEFDAAGLTREPSLTVRAPRVKESLAVLECRLHSVLPIGDSILVFGEVTHAAVSDAVLDGTHPRIDLLEPLSRLGLDEWGTLATVHDLQRIRLKDWPGPFRPKA